GGCCCACACACCAATGAAGAGTTGCTGGGCAGGTACCTGAAAGGCCGACGGGATCAGGTGGTGCTGGCCACCAAATTCGGCATCATGCGCAGCAAAACCGAGCGCCTCGGGATCAATGGCAAACCCGAGTACGTCAAACAGGCCATCGAAGGCAGCCTGAAACGCCTGCAAACCGACCATGTGGATTTGTACTACCTCCACCGTGTGGATCCCAACACCCCCATTGAGGACACTGTGGGTGCCATGGCCGAACTGGTGCAGGCGGGTCTGGTGCGTCACATCGGCCTCTCTGAAGTGTCCTCTGAAACCCTGAGGCGCGCCCACAAGGTTCACCCGATCACCGCTGTCCAGAGCGAATACTCCCTGTGGACCCGCGATCCAGAAGACGGTTTTTTAGACACCCTGCGTGAACTGGGCGTGGGATTTGTGGCCTACAGCCCTCTGGGACGCGGCTTCCTGACCGGGGCCTTCAAAACCCCTGAGGACATTCCAGACACCGACTTCCGCAAATACAACCCCCGTTTTCAGGGCGAGAACTTCTACAAGAACCTTGAACTGGTCCAGAAAATCGAGGAATTTGCAGCCGCCAAAAACGCCACTCCGGCACAGGTGGCTCTGGCGTGGGTGCTGGCACAAGGACAGGACATCGTGCCCATTCCCGGCACCAAACGGGTCAAATACCTTGCAGACAATCTGGGAAGCCTGAATGTGGAACTGACCCAAGCAGAACTGGAGCAACTGGACGCCATCGCACCCAAAGATGCTGTGGCAGGAACCCGTTACCCAGACATGAGTTCTGTCAACCGTTGAAGCCCTCAAATCCAGAGGCCTCCCACAAGGAGGCCTTTTTTCAGGTCATCTGCCGCACCTTTTGCACATAGCGTTTCATGTCAAACTTGCGTTCCAGACCCCCAGCATTCATGTACCTGAGGGTGCCAAAAATCGGCCTGCGCGCCCAAGGTCGGTCATGTTTGCCAAAACACCATGCCACGCCTGTAAAGCTGTTGGGATCTCGACCATCGAGATTGTATTTGTTGTTCAGGTGAAGAAGCATGTCAAAGGCCTCTTCATGGGTGCGGCTCCACTGGATCACTTTTTTGCCCCAGTACATCCGCAAATAATTGGGCATTTTTCCCGTCAGAACCATTTCTTTCTGGGCGGCATTCCAGTAAGGATCGTGGGTTTCGCCTGCCTCCAGAGCCTTCAGGTCGTACACAAAAGCCCTTTCATCTGCTGCGTGGTCCTGCATGGTTTTGAGGGCCCACTCTGGCAGGGCTTCAAATTGGTCATAACGGTCATTGAAGTGGCAGAAATTGAAGCTGAGTTCTCGTCTAACAATGATTTCCTCCAGAAATTCTTCGATGGCCTTTTCATGTGAGGTCTGGCTCACCTGCAAAGCAATGTCGAGTGGCGAAATGTGTCCGTAATGCAAATAAGGAGAAAGGTTGCTGGTGAGGTCCAGCGCAGGTTCGTTGCGGTTCTCTGCGTAGAACTTCAATTTCTTCTGAATAAATTGCTGCAAGGTGCGCTGCGCTTCGGTCTCCCCTCCCTGAAAGTGCTGAGATGGCTTCACAGACTGGTCCACAGGCAAGGTGTACAGCAAGTCCTCTGAAAGGTCCAGAGAGTCAAACCCCTCTGCAAAAGGAAACCGCACCTCCTGCATGTCCAGAGGTTTCAGAAACTCAGGCAGCAGTTTGTGGATTTTGGGCCTGAGGGTTCGGGCAGCAAATTCTTCTTTCTGAGATGCTGCCTCAACAGGCAACACCGCTTCAGATTCCACCTGCACCAGAGGACACTGCACCTGAGCGGCCAGTTTTTGCCTCCACTGCCTTTGAATCCGCAAATAACCCATGTCCGTGACCACCAGAGCCGCTTTTTCCGACCACTTGAAAGCCCACTGCCACGGTTCATCTGACAAACCCACCACCAGAGGAATCCGTCTGGCAGCAAGGCTTTTTTGCACATCCCTCAGGCCCTCAAAAAGAAAAGCGTAATGTCGCAGGTTGGCCTCTGGA
This DNA window, taken from Deinococcus misasensis DSM 22328, encodes the following:
- a CDS encoding aldo/keto reductase, with translation MEKRKLGTLEVSALGLGCMGMSEFYGETDDTESFKTLDHALEHGINFLDTADMYGPHTNEELLGRYLKGRRDQVVLATKFGIMRSKTERLGINGKPEYVKQAIEGSLKRLQTDHVDLYYLHRVDPNTPIEDTVGAMAELVQAGLVRHIGLSEVSSETLRRAHKVHPITAVQSEYSLWTRDPEDGFLDTLRELGVGFVAYSPLGRGFLTGAFKTPEDIPDTDFRKYNPRFQGENFYKNLELVQKIEEFAAAKNATPAQVALAWVLAQGQDIVPIPGTKRVKYLADNLGSLNVELTQAELEQLDAIAPKDAVAGTRYPDMSSVNR
- a CDS encoding deoxyribodipyrimidine photo-lyase, encoding MLHPSRVKPLNNAPEQSGAYVLYWMQASVRSRYNHALEHAIQEANQRQLPVLVCFGLTPSFPEANLRHYAFLFEGLRDVQKSLAARRIPLVVGLSDEPWQWAFKWSEKAALVVTDMGYLRIQRQWRQKLAAQVQCPLVQVESEAVLPVEAASQKEEFAARTLRPKIHKLLPEFLKPLDMQEVRFPFAEGFDSLDLSEDLLYTLPVDQSVKPSQHFQGGETEAQRTLQQFIQKKLKFYAENRNEPALDLTSNLSPYLHYGHISPLDIALQVSQTSHEKAIEEFLEEIIVRRELSFNFCHFNDRYDQFEALPEWALKTMQDHAADERAFVYDLKALEAGETHDPYWNAAQKEMVLTGKMPNYLRMYWGKKVIQWSRTHEEAFDMLLHLNNKYNLDGRDPNSFTGVAWCFGKHDRPWARRPIFGTLRYMNAGGLERKFDMKRYVQKVRQMT